In one Umezawaea sp. Da 62-37 genomic region, the following are encoded:
- a CDS encoding NACHT domain-containing protein, producing MEGLAVVDDPDEQYEIVDVGEYFGGKDFDTADTIVLSQLKYSTRHPTKLWTAARLTEKRSRRSNDPAASQPARSLIADLANTYKLLAARPDRDVVLRKTRIQLVSNQPVDPLVTATVTAAAEWVRNQNGAPLQQADLRSALSSTQTAVFDKFHEAVGQRLTSSEFCGFFTVLDFSQTGVLSRTAQARAVRDGAADLAPERARDTSLRLFNLVREQALPGADRQGIIASTVLAELGVGDLSALYPAPLRLAELQDPLPAPGARAVADTALSNLGHVVVAHGPAGAGKTTALRQINSHLPAGSTTLLYDCYGGGDYLSTGEERHTPHRFVVQVVNDLAQQCGTPLLLHPHTLEEDLWRRLSDILAKAVATLDPAAVLVLTIDAADNAAVAALERHGSSFLPGLLGLKLPPQVAVVLSSRSHRVTMLGAVGAPEVAVVPFNAETSAAHLRRHRPGASVTDVVTFHRATDGNPRAQFYALEQADSNIWDMATLLEACDRTPEALFADIVDSALKGSGADADGQRWLAALLALSRPVSTRTLAQALDVAPAAVSAFADGLAPGVRVINDGIQFRDEDFETYVRDKVPAADIVTAHSRLADLFLATCSEDADAAAHVADHLFSAERHHELLQLFLREMSPHGIPDGLRREGVQGRRLALALLAVAVVDDSATAVRVAARACDSTSRMDTLSQLVESHMDLVARYTDIDLLRTHTLRQNHLPWLGPAHMRLAAALSRSPDRHSAAREELGHVDSWIQRWSTGGEDTDQWDLEPDHAAAAAEAYFRLDGPDAALAWVRRCRPMSFVLNVAECLAARVAGELGSNVVRSALQEARIPTRVHAPFLAYAASPSVAPAKDWVDAVISTLVAVPLDEPRPWHARLLDVATRFGDRQLAQELANRWSGSLSESLWAFDTAGADDVMILRCHATAAALAGGVLDVDALIPDSLRTPDGVNEHSDHSRAHRRSEWLDRIRLLADIAVLATRAVAGNPVQDDVSAHVRDGLAGRNTAAGHRWFKFDLSFRTWSVLAAEAVADAGCPDDLLDGLADAAPNLLGDNAPAMWLDLAEVLAVRPGHATRAIDLCVRAADAVRTGRLPAPDRLELLVRATDIAGKQNLEIGYYLFARAVDVATGINDAAARLLAVHADLARRAELPAGDRPRTAARLLRAAEVVAHYVTDPDVVPYRDLAGAATHLDLDTGFAGVCRWDDQSRIALSRTASAAVLGAVDSTELPVTEALHLDHFVEDNDLRLSFRLVMVDRLPSGMAGALARRAALTETARWLRLHVPARDQPALAAKLLHKAGPLLDATARDEITQVQTLERQVKQNYSRRRRRDGYTPEIQELLDSPHRRTWTSLHDDVESLLRAYVYGDQLRAFVSAVLLTTPSTQRPEALGVLATLPGSSSANIALSVLAELAQKWKAWPGVTEQARSLLPALIAQHLTSLMSHWDGSTMLVEQLRALADDNTIRRAFLAALPDTAAYLTAHRWQNVAAVLGALCTPADAASALVQLLDDRDPDDVVPAQGSSAMEPLVMMLWSAFGHPRRSVRWRAAHTVRDLLATTDRSRAVNLVDQLVGCLELTDIGHYRDADLHFYRWSAMAALLAALGRVAADKPDLFVPHLDTLTRIATSRELPHAQIRQLARAVALVAARQLGAIPNELEHANQPLTHDGQQHGHHWPDRLTSEHLRYRFDQMDTIPYWYEPLARVFDIPVDTVAKRAEQWIVDRQRLGNDDWRNDSRELRDERTAGSMSHRQGSIPRVESLRLYLEYHAMMVAAGELVDAEQPAISDSDMDERDPWGEWLTDALPLSTSTWLADLRHPVPLETGLFGDAMALDAWLDPEPTDYDSDLGLADGQLPENVVVSAYIDLHRADGYETRWVSSALVTPDHAADLQRALSATSNPRDFKLPTEGEKGFEVDHGRFGLHGWLIDSDHTPTTLDEHDAYAHDLRKGRKLPGLSFRENAAVLPDPSGFLLLNASREVVSAAEQWADPHTDDEHEVTSSGYRTRVCRTELLRYLRDTGTNLIVEVQIGRQRRSRSSSDGYRIPRSRIYLIDPDGRVTAH from the coding sequence GTGGAAGGGTTGGCCGTTGTCGACGATCCCGACGAGCAGTACGAGATTGTCGATGTCGGGGAGTACTTCGGCGGCAAAGACTTCGACACCGCTGATACCATTGTTCTGTCGCAGCTCAAGTACAGCACTCGACATCCCACCAAACTCTGGACAGCGGCTCGACTCACTGAGAAGCGCAGCCGTCGTTCGAATGACCCGGCTGCCTCTCAGCCCGCGAGGTCGCTGATCGCCGATCTTGCCAACACATACAAACTGTTGGCGGCCCGGCCCGACCGGGATGTGGTGTTGCGGAAAACGCGCATCCAACTGGTGAGCAACCAGCCTGTGGACCCGCTGGTGACAGCGACCGTCACCGCTGCCGCCGAATGGGTCCGGAACCAGAACGGCGCACCCCTTCAACAGGCTGACCTGCGCTCAGCGTTGTCGAGCACACAAACTGCGGTGTTCGATAAGTTTCACGAGGCCGTCGGCCAACGGCTCACCAGCTCCGAGTTCTGCGGTTTCTTCACAGTCCTTGATTTCTCCCAAACTGGTGTTCTCAGTCGGACAGCACAGGCGCGTGCTGTTCGTGATGGTGCCGCCGATCTGGCTCCGGAACGAGCGCGGGACACGTCCCTGCGCCTGTTCAACCTCGTCCGCGAGCAGGCGCTCCCCGGAGCTGACCGTCAGGGGATCATCGCGTCAACCGTGCTCGCCGAACTGGGCGTCGGCGACCTGAGCGCCCTCTATCCCGCACCGCTCAGGCTTGCCGAACTGCAGGACCCGCTGCCCGCTCCGGGAGCCCGCGCGGTCGCCGACACCGCGTTGAGCAACCTTGGTCACGTCGTCGTCGCGCATGGCCCCGCAGGGGCGGGCAAAACAACGGCGCTTCGTCAGATCAACAGCCATCTCCCCGCCGGATCGACGACGCTGCTGTATGACTGCTATGGCGGTGGTGACTACCTGAGCACAGGAGAAGAACGGCATACTCCACACCGGTTCGTGGTGCAGGTAGTCAACGACCTGGCCCAGCAATGCGGAACGCCGCTGCTGCTTCACCCGCACACACTCGAAGAGGACCTGTGGCGGCGACTGTCCGACATCCTGGCCAAGGCAGTAGCCACCCTCGACCCCGCCGCAGTGCTCGTTCTGACTATCGACGCCGCGGACAACGCCGCTGTAGCCGCGCTCGAACGGCACGGCTCCAGTTTCCTTCCTGGTCTGCTGGGGCTGAAGTTGCCCCCGCAGGTGGCCGTGGTCCTGTCCTCTCGTAGCCACCGGGTGACGATGTTGGGAGCAGTGGGTGCGCCCGAGGTGGCGGTCGTCCCGTTCAACGCGGAGACATCCGCCGCCCACCTTCGACGACACCGACCAGGGGCGTCCGTGACGGACGTGGTGACATTTCACCGGGCAACTGACGGCAACCCCCGCGCCCAGTTCTACGCACTGGAGCAGGCCGATTCGAACATATGGGACATGGCGACCCTGCTTGAGGCCTGCGACCGCACTCCGGAGGCCTTGTTCGCCGACATCGTGGACTCGGCGCTCAAAGGCAGCGGCGCCGACGCTGACGGGCAGCGTTGGCTGGCTGCTCTTCTCGCTTTATCCAGGCCGGTCAGTACCCGAACGCTCGCCCAGGCGCTCGACGTGGCCCCGGCCGCTGTGTCCGCCTTCGCAGACGGCCTCGCCCCTGGGGTGCGGGTCATCAACGACGGCATCCAGTTCCGCGACGAGGACTTCGAGACCTACGTCCGTGACAAGGTGCCAGCTGCGGACATCGTGACCGCGCACAGCAGGTTGGCAGACCTGTTTCTGGCCACATGTAGCGAAGACGCCGACGCCGCCGCTCACGTCGCCGACCACCTGTTCAGCGCGGAACGCCATCATGAGCTGCTACAACTGTTTCTGCGCGAAATGTCCCCGCATGGCATCCCTGACGGGCTTCGCCGCGAGGGGGTTCAAGGTCGCCGGCTGGCCTTGGCGCTGCTCGCGGTCGCGGTCGTCGACGACTCGGCCACCGCAGTCCGGGTAGCGGCTCGGGCATGCGACAGCACGTCCCGGATGGATACCCTGTCGCAGCTGGTTGAGTCCCATATGGACCTTGTGGCGCGGTATACCGACATCGACTTGCTGCGCACTCACACACTCCGGCAGAACCACCTGCCGTGGCTCGGCCCTGCGCACATGCGCCTCGCCGCAGCCTTGTCCAGGTCTCCCGACCGGCACTCCGCCGCTCGCGAAGAACTCGGTCACGTCGACTCTTGGATCCAGCGATGGTCGACCGGCGGCGAGGACACCGATCAGTGGGACCTTGAACCTGACCACGCGGCAGCCGCCGCCGAGGCGTACTTCCGACTCGACGGTCCCGATGCCGCGCTGGCCTGGGTACGGCGATGCCGCCCGATGTCTTTCGTGCTGAATGTCGCCGAGTGCCTTGCAGCCCGTGTCGCCGGTGAGCTGGGTTCGAACGTCGTGCGGTCGGCGCTGCAGGAAGCCCGCATCCCCACGCGCGTTCACGCACCTTTCCTGGCGTACGCGGCATCGCCTTCTGTCGCACCGGCCAAGGACTGGGTCGACGCCGTGATCTCGACGCTCGTGGCCGTTCCTCTCGACGAACCACGGCCGTGGCACGCTCGTTTGCTGGACGTGGCCACCCGATTCGGCGATCGACAGCTGGCGCAGGAACTGGCGAACCGCTGGAGCGGATCCTTGTCGGAGTCCCTGTGGGCGTTCGATACCGCGGGCGCGGACGACGTCATGATCCTGCGGTGTCACGCCACCGCAGCCGCCCTGGCGGGCGGCGTTCTGGATGTCGACGCGCTGATTCCCGACTCGCTGCGTACGCCTGACGGCGTCAACGAACACTCTGATCACTCGCGGGCACATCGACGCAGTGAGTGGCTGGACAGGATCCGCCTGCTGGCGGATATAGCGGTTCTGGCTACGCGAGCTGTCGCGGGCAATCCCGTTCAGGACGATGTGTCAGCGCATGTGCGAGACGGACTCGCCGGACGAAACACCGCGGCCGGTCACCGGTGGTTCAAATTCGACTTGTCTTTCCGCACGTGGTCCGTGCTTGCCGCCGAAGCCGTAGCAGACGCCGGTTGCCCGGACGACTTACTTGACGGTCTCGCCGATGCCGCGCCGAACCTGCTCGGGGACAACGCCCCGGCGATGTGGCTCGACCTCGCGGAAGTGCTGGCGGTACGACCGGGTCACGCCACCCGAGCAATCGATCTGTGTGTGCGTGCTGCGGATGCCGTGCGCACCGGTCGTCTGCCCGCTCCCGACCGGCTGGAACTGCTGGTCCGTGCGACCGACATCGCCGGGAAGCAGAACCTGGAGATCGGCTATTACCTGTTCGCGCGGGCTGTTGATGTCGCAACGGGTATCAACGACGCCGCCGCCCGTCTGCTCGCCGTCCACGCCGATCTCGCCCGCCGGGCAGAGCTGCCCGCCGGGGACAGGCCACGAACGGCCGCACGGCTACTGCGCGCGGCCGAGGTGGTCGCCCACTATGTCACCGACCCGGACGTGGTGCCCTACCGCGACCTCGCTGGCGCAGCAACCCACCTCGACCTCGACACCGGGTTCGCCGGAGTATGCCGCTGGGACGACCAGAGCCGAATTGCATTGTCACGCACCGCATCTGCTGCCGTGCTCGGCGCGGTTGACAGCACCGAGCTCCCGGTCACCGAGGCCCTGCACCTCGATCACTTCGTGGAAGACAACGACCTCCGACTGAGCTTTCGCCTCGTGATGGTGGACCGGCTACCTAGCGGGATGGCAGGAGCCCTCGCGCGTCGGGCAGCGTTGACCGAGACCGCCCGATGGCTGCGCCTGCACGTTCCCGCACGTGATCAACCTGCCCTCGCAGCCAAGCTGCTCCACAAAGCTGGCCCACTACTGGACGCCACTGCCCGAGACGAGATCACTCAGGTTCAAACTCTGGAACGGCAGGTCAAACAGAACTACAGCCGCAGGCGACGCAGAGACGGCTACACACCGGAGATTCAGGAACTACTCGACTCGCCACATAGACGGACCTGGACCTCACTCCACGACGATGTCGAGAGCCTCTTGAGGGCCTACGTGTACGGCGATCAACTACGCGCCTTCGTCTCGGCAGTGCTGCTGACAACCCCGTCCACGCAGCGACCCGAGGCGCTCGGAGTACTCGCCACGCTCCCCGGCTCCTCCAGCGCCAACATCGCCCTTTCCGTGCTCGCCGAACTCGCCCAGAAGTGGAAGGCCTGGCCCGGCGTCACCGAACAGGCGAGGTCTTTGCTTCCCGCACTCATCGCCCAGCACCTGACCAGCCTCATGAGCCACTGGGACGGTTCGACCATGCTTGTCGAACAGCTCAGAGCTCTTGCCGACGACAACACAATCCGTCGCGCGTTCCTCGCGGCGCTGCCAGACACCGCGGCGTACCTGACCGCGCATCGATGGCAGAACGTCGCCGCAGTTCTGGGCGCGCTGTGCACCCCCGCCGACGCTGCAAGCGCCCTCGTCCAACTGCTCGACGACCGCGATCCCGACGATGTCGTTCCTGCTCAGGGCAGCTCCGCTATGGAGCCGTTGGTCATGATGCTGTGGAGCGCGTTCGGGCATCCGCGGCGCAGTGTCCGTTGGCGCGCCGCGCACACCGTGCGCGATCTGCTGGCCACCACCGACCGCTCCCGAGCGGTCAATCTGGTGGACCAGCTGGTCGGATGCCTGGAGTTGACTGACATCGGGCATTACCGTGACGCTGACCTGCACTTCTATCGATGGTCCGCGATGGCCGCCCTGCTGGCTGCGCTGGGGCGCGTCGCGGCCGACAAACCCGACCTGTTCGTGCCCCACCTCGACACGTTGACTCGAATCGCCACCAGCCGTGAACTACCGCACGCCCAGATCCGCCAGCTCGCCCGTGCGGTGGCTCTTGTAGCGGCTCGGCAACTCGGAGCTATTCCGAACGAACTCGAACACGCGAACCAGCCCTTGACGCACGACGGTCAGCAGCACGGCCATCATTGGCCCGACCGGTTGACCTCCGAACATCTGCGGTACCGCTTCGACCAGATGGACACCATCCCCTACTGGTACGAGCCACTCGCCCGAGTGTTCGACATCCCCGTGGACACAGTGGCCAAGCGGGCCGAGCAGTGGATTGTCGACCGCCAGCGACTGGGCAACGACGACTGGAGGAACGACTCCAGGGAGCTACGCGACGAGCGCACGGCCGGGAGCATGTCGCACCGCCAGGGCAGCATTCCGCGGGTGGAGAGTCTCCGGCTGTACTTGGAGTACCACGCGATGATGGTCGCCGCAGGCGAACTCGTCGATGCCGAACAGCCCGCCATATCGGATTCCGACATGGACGAGCGTGACCCCTGGGGCGAGTGGTTGACGGACGCGTTGCCCCTATCCACCAGCACCTGGCTCGCCGACCTCCGCCATCCTGTTCCACTTGAAACCGGCCTGTTCGGTGATGCCATGGCGCTCGACGCGTGGCTTGACCCCGAGCCAACGGACTACGACAGCGATCTCGGACTCGCCGACGGTCAACTTCCGGAGAACGTGGTCGTGTCTGCCTACATCGACCTTCACCGGGCCGACGGCTATGAGACACGATGGGTCTCCTCCGCGCTGGTTACGCCAGATCACGCAGCAGATCTGCAACGCGCACTTTCCGCCACGTCCAATCCCAGAGACTTCAAGCTGCCGACCGAGGGCGAAAAAGGCTTCGAGGTCGACCACGGTCGGTTCGGTCTCCACGGCTGGCTCATCGATTCCGATCACACGCCCACGACCCTCGATGAGCACGATGCCTACGCGCACGACCTGCGCAAGGGCCGCAAACTTCCAGGCCTCAGCTTCCGTGAGAACGCCGCAGTCTTGCCCGACCCGAGCGGCTTCCTCTTGCTCAACGCCAGCAGGGAAGTCGTTTCCGCTGCCGAGCAGTGGGCTGATCCCCATACCGACGACGAACACGAGGTCACGTCGTCCGGTTACCGCACCCGCGTCTGCCGTACCGAACTCTTGCGCTACCTGCGTGACACGGGAACAAACCTGATTGTGGAGGTACAGATTGGCCGACAGCGACGCAGCCGAAGCAGCAGCGACGGCTACCGGATACCCCGAAGCCGCATCTACCTCATCGATCCCGACGGCCGGGTCACCGCACACTGA